The following are encoded together in the Bacillus cereus group sp. RP43 genome:
- a CDS encoding amino acid adenylation domain-containing protein, with translation MHIKDRSSIHENKGVEAFWKEQLSSEVLDFSVFNSGYQLNKENPCEHVQVIMNVEFSKSIQKVSKSQDLLLFSWLQAALRICLAHYTDQERITIGIPVIEKNLEQSENLNKLIPLGSEIHPHHSFKQVVNQIEQSTLFGYDNQSYPLSELLAKHHLTPFQIVIGMEGLHNKNSIEKYAENNLAIWIRKKWNEIHNEFEFQISFKSHSFSSLQQFANSYLYVLKQVSRNSNLAVKDICIISEEEKELLEELNQGQTDIELSQSFQDLFEEQALKTPDQIAVVCNDQSLTYRELNKKANQLASILQSKGVSKESIIGVMVDRSLEMIIGMVGILKAGAAYLPIDPNYPNERIEYMLQDSQAKCLLSKRTEVELPQFAGEVLYLDEEYLFQGEESNLVRESDPNDLAYVIYTSGSTGNPKGVMVEQKSLVHFLSVMREKVKDNQSFLFLASVSFDISLLEICLPLTQGSKVVIATEDQFATKELAYLVKEHKVDLWESTPSRMEVILSDPEGANFLKYLKSILLAGEAFSIDLVEKIRCISEATILNIYGPTETTICATVKDLSSAKEVTIGSPNPNYHSYILNKYGQLQPFGIPGELCIGGVAVARGYLGKSKLTDEKFVPSPFTAGEMMYHTGDLVRWLPNGELEYLGRMDHQVKIRGYRIELREIESQLREYPEINQAIVVDQVYGNRKLLAAYYVSDNKVSFDEIRKYLSDKLPEFMIPEKMIQVEEIPLNPNGKVDRKRLLDITQTDYVSIPYVAPRNEIEQKLVHAWEKVMEIEGIGIHDNFFALKGESIKALQVINLLRKDCLKISTTDFFKHPTIAQLSTCVKLEHKTENFENRPTHVKDLSKPFPLTEVQTAYMLGRNSQFELSGISPQTYFEYETKLNINRLSKSFQKVIQRHPMLRAVILPEGEQQILQSVPDYEIEIVSLIDLDDRNQNARLQEERSRMTNHVFPLGQWPLFELKAFLLKEDTYLLCFRYDALLMDGASMNIVGHDLFHYYYKPEQRLEPLSFDFQDYMFIYDEMEQSSEYKTAKDYWTSKLPDFPFAPSLLLKKDPVEIATPKFQSLTKILDNEKWTKLRKLAQEKEVTPSALLCTIYGDVLAYWSNQRRLAINLTVFNRNPVHEEVEQIVGDFTSLILLDVDVNPDQSFFTRVKETQSTLLDGLEHRHYDGVNFIRDFTRYHQMTPKAVMPIVFTSMLAGAGAFAWEQLGSLRHIHARTPQVYLDNVVIEKNGELLISWNYVEELFDVDVIEAMFSQFVDLLEQLVKKSDVTSLQMKESDQTLIEQYNETTEKILSTTLYQLFTDQVKRTPDEVAVVFEKDWLTYSELHKRSNQVAHFLKEQGIGLGDKVGLLAQRRVETIANMIGILKAGAAYVPIDPDHPLDRQTYILENSSCKLLLEASLYEENHLSLYTTEDMPAIAGPEDLAYIIYTSGSTGKPKGVIITHQAVTNTIQDINQKYQVNEDDRIIGISSMCFDLSVYDIFGTLSTGAMLVMIRDPRDMQELIRTVERRGITIWNTVPAIMDLALEQVGSHFEHSSLRLVLHSGDWIPLSLPEKIKRHFPMAEVVSLGGATEASIWSIYYPVKQVESHWNSIPYGLPLANQTYYVLNYEKKMCPVGVIGDLYIGGVGLAKGYLNDEQKTNEAFVSHPDFGLIYKTGDCGKMHPEGYIEFLGRQDYQVKIQGYRVELEEISHCLLTYKQVEHAVVIDQTDENGIRFLVAYVVTEQNISTTELRKHLRDHLPDYMIPSYFVYLEQLPLTPNGKLDRKALPAPEKQKNEIFIAPKTEMEKILTSVWQEVLKVDRVGVNDHFFALGGDSIKAIQVSVRLYRQGFELEPKNLFSFPILGDMVQFVKKLHHFSNSQTSDVNKMNDNKVTSLNVKDKQLNQHTLTKIQEKMPDIKIERIYPLAPFQEVIYEHAVTEHDTNAYFEQIIWALEGELDINLFIQCFQQLVDRHDSLRTIIVQDEQAKPWQAVLHDVQMISEIKNLIEMTKQEQQKFLDQWMNENLNQGFKNDEFMNRLCIFQLGNNEHKVVWSSHHLLCDGWSVSILIDELFHLYETINAGTTAALPMVKPFETFIDWTLAQDHEKARHFWRDYLSGYNRKISIPKKKVPTQSEGLNFTFMDLTLDKDLTNQLQTFVTKNNITMNSALLAVWGILLGKYNGMREVVLPNLVSVRPPEVEGIENMFGLFTNILPIRLAWTETQSFVDFLQKVQLETLKCNEYAYYSFVDIQKQSELKNQLTDHLWVFENYPTNSAIFSSNESRNFAITDQEVVDEPHVKYGIMCFPEEKLTIKFGYDQTIYEAEKIQEILNHIHQLINTILQNPIQAIGDYKL, from the coding sequence ATGCACATTAAAGATCGAAGTTCGATTCATGAGAATAAAGGGGTAGAGGCGTTTTGGAAGGAGCAATTATCTTCCGAGGTTCTCGATTTTTCTGTATTCAATAGCGGTTACCAACTAAATAAAGAAAATCCTTGCGAACACGTTCAAGTCATAATGAATGTAGAGTTTAGTAAAAGTATACAAAAAGTAAGTAAGTCTCAAGATTTATTATTATTTAGCTGGTTACAGGCCGCATTAAGGATTTGTTTGGCACACTATACAGATCAAGAAAGAATTACTATTGGTATTCCTGTAATCGAAAAAAATCTTGAACAAAGCGAGAATCTTAATAAGTTGATTCCTTTAGGAAGTGAAATCCATCCGCATCACAGCTTTAAACAAGTAGTAAATCAGATTGAACAATCGACTTTATTCGGGTATGACAATCAGAGTTATCCACTCTCTGAATTATTAGCGAAACACCATTTAACTCCTTTTCAAATTGTTATTGGGATGGAAGGATTACATAATAAAAATTCGATAGAAAAATACGCAGAGAATAATTTAGCCATATGGATACGAAAAAAATGGAATGAAATACATAATGAATTTGAATTTCAAATTTCTTTTAAATCTCATTCATTCTCTTCTTTGCAACAGTTTGCAAATTCGTACCTTTATGTTTTAAAGCAAGTGTCAAGAAATTCGAATTTGGCTGTGAAAGATATTTGTATCATTTCAGAAGAAGAGAAAGAGTTGCTAGAAGAATTGAATCAAGGTCAGACGGACATAGAATTGTCTCAATCATTTCAAGATTTGTTTGAAGAACAAGCGTTAAAAACCCCAGATCAAATTGCTGTTGTTTGTAATGATCAATCTTTGACATATAGAGAATTGAATAAGAAAGCAAATCAATTAGCTTCTATTCTTCAAAGTAAAGGTGTATCGAAAGAAAGTATTATTGGGGTTATGGTAGATCGGTCATTGGAAATGATCATTGGCATGGTGGGGATTTTAAAAGCAGGAGCAGCGTATTTACCAATCGATCCTAACTATCCAAATGAACGAATTGAATATATGTTACAAGATAGTCAAGCAAAATGTTTACTGAGCAAGCGAACAGAAGTAGAATTGCCGCAATTTGCGGGTGAAGTGCTGTATCTTGATGAGGAATATCTCTTCCAAGGTGAGGAAAGTAACTTAGTTCGAGAAAGTGATCCTAATGATTTGGCTTATGTTATTTACACATCAGGATCGACAGGAAATCCAAAAGGGGTAATGGTGGAACAGAAATCACTTGTCCATTTTTTAAGTGTAATGAGAGAAAAAGTAAAAGATAATCAGTCATTCTTGTTTCTTGCTAGTGTATCTTTTGATATTTCCTTGTTAGAAATATGTCTTCCTTTAACGCAAGGTTCGAAAGTAGTCATTGCTACAGAGGACCAGTTTGCAACAAAAGAATTGGCTTATTTGGTCAAAGAACATAAGGTGGATTTATGGGAATCAACGCCATCGCGAATGGAAGTGATTTTGAGTGATCCAGAAGGGGCGAATTTTCTGAAATATTTAAAATCTATTTTGTTAGCAGGAGAAGCATTTTCCATTGATTTGGTTGAAAAAATTCGATGCATCAGTGAAGCGACAATTTTAAATATTTATGGTCCTACAGAAACAACCATTTGTGCAACAGTAAAGGATTTGAGCTCTGCCAAAGAAGTTACGATTGGAAGTCCCAACCCGAATTATCATTCCTATATATTGAATAAGTATGGTCAATTACAACCATTTGGAATTCCGGGTGAACTCTGCATTGGTGGCGTGGCGGTAGCACGAGGGTATCTTGGGAAATCTAAACTGACAGATGAAAAGTTTGTACCGAGTCCTTTTACGGCAGGAGAAATGATGTATCATACGGGTGATCTCGTTCGTTGGTTGCCTAATGGAGAACTTGAATATCTAGGTCGAATGGATCATCAAGTAAAAATTCGGGGATATCGGATTGAATTAAGAGAAATCGAAAGCCAGTTAAGGGAATATCCAGAAATAAACCAAGCTATCGTTGTTGATCAAGTATATGGAAATAGGAAATTATTAGCTGCGTACTATGTATCGGATAATAAGGTCTCTTTTGATGAAATCAGAAAATATTTAAGTGATAAATTACCTGAGTTTATGATTCCTGAAAAAATGATTCAGGTGGAAGAGATTCCGTTGAATCCAAATGGGAAAGTAGATAGGAAAAGGTTATTAGATATAACACAAACAGATTATGTATCAATTCCATACGTTGCCCCGCGCAATGAAATTGAACAAAAATTGGTGCATGCATGGGAAAAAGTTATGGAGATTGAGGGAATCGGTATTCATGATAATTTTTTTGCTTTAAAAGGAGAATCGATTAAAGCACTTCAGGTAATTAATTTATTAAGAAAAGACTGCTTAAAAATAAGTACAACAGATTTTTTTAAGCATCCCACGATTGCTCAACTTAGTACTTGTGTAAAGTTAGAGCATAAAACGGAAAACTTTGAAAATAGACCAACCCATGTTAAAGATTTGTCTAAGCCATTTCCCTTAACAGAGGTTCAGACAGCGTACATGTTAGGACGGAATTCACAGTTTGAATTAAGTGGTATTTCACCTCAAACTTATTTTGAATATGAAACAAAATTGAATATCAATCGTCTTTCAAAAAGTTTTCAAAAGGTAATTCAACGTCATCCGATGTTACGAGCTGTAATTTTACCAGAGGGAGAACAGCAAATATTACAAAGCGTTCCTGATTACGAGATTGAAATAGTGAGTCTTATAGATTTAGATGATAGGAATCAAAATGCTCGCTTACAAGAAGAACGTTCTCGAATGACTAATCATGTATTTCCTTTAGGGCAATGGCCTTTGTTTGAATTAAAAGCCTTTCTTTTAAAAGAAGATACGTATTTATTATGTTTTCGATACGATGCTTTATTAATGGACGGAGCAAGCATGAACATCGTTGGACATGATTTGTTTCATTATTATTATAAACCAGAGCAAAGATTAGAACCTCTATCTTTTGATTTTCAAGATTACATGTTTATCTATGATGAAATGGAACAAAGCTCAGAATATAAAACAGCAAAAGATTATTGGACAAGTAAGCTTCCGGACTTTCCGTTTGCGCCTTCTTTGCTGTTAAAAAAAGATCCGGTAGAGATTGCTACTCCTAAATTCCAATCACTTACTAAGATCCTGGACAATGAAAAATGGACAAAGCTACGAAAGTTAGCACAAGAGAAAGAAGTAACTCCTTCGGCTCTGCTTTGTACAATATATGGTGATGTGTTGGCATACTGGAGTAATCAACGCCGATTGGCAATTAATTTGACTGTATTTAACCGTAATCCTGTTCATGAAGAAGTAGAGCAAATTGTGGGAGATTTCACTTCACTCATCTTGTTGGATGTTGATGTGAATCCAGATCAATCTTTCTTTACTAGAGTAAAAGAAACGCAATCTACTTTATTAGATGGCCTTGAACATCGTCATTACGATGGAGTTAATTTTATTCGAGATTTCACTCGATATCATCAAATGACGCCAAAAGCAGTTATGCCAATTGTTTTCACCTCGATGCTAGCAGGTGCGGGGGCTTTTGCTTGGGAACAGCTTGGTTCACTTCGCCATATTCATGCTCGGACTCCACAAGTGTATTTGGATAATGTGGTAATTGAAAAAAATGGAGAGTTATTAATTAGCTGGAACTATGTTGAAGAATTGTTTGATGTTGATGTGATAGAAGCAATGTTTTCCCAATTTGTTGACTTATTGGAACAATTGGTGAAAAAAAGTGACGTAACCTCGTTGCAGATGAAAGAATCGGATCAAACTTTAATTGAGCAATACAATGAGACAACGGAAAAAATACTTTCAACTACTCTGTATCAATTATTTACAGACCAAGTAAAACGCACACCGGATGAAGTAGCAGTAGTTTTTGAAAAAGATTGGTTAACATACTCAGAGCTTCATAAACGCTCCAATCAAGTTGCGCACTTCTTAAAAGAACAAGGAATCGGTCTAGGTGACAAAGTTGGCCTTTTAGCACAAAGACGAGTTGAGACCATTGCTAATATGATAGGTATTTTAAAAGCAGGTGCCGCATATGTTCCGATTGATCCCGATCATCCTTTAGATCGCCAAACATATATTTTAGAAAATAGCTCATGCAAACTTTTATTAGAAGCTAGTCTTTATGAAGAAAACCATTTGTCATTATATACAACAGAAGATATGCCTGCTATTGCTGGTCCGGAAGATCTTGCCTATATTATCTACACTTCAGGAAGTACAGGAAAACCGAAAGGAGTAATTATTACTCACCAAGCGGTTACAAATACTATTCAAGATATTAATCAAAAATATCAGGTAAATGAAGATGATCGTATTATTGGTATTTCTTCCATGTGTTTTGACTTATCTGTATACGATATTTTTGGAACGTTAAGCACAGGTGCAATGTTGGTAATGATTCGTGACCCAAGAGACATGCAAGAATTAATCCGTACCGTCGAACGTAGAGGAATTACAATTTGGAATACAGTTCCTGCAATCATGGATTTGGCATTGGAGCAAGTAGGTTCTCATTTTGAACATTCTTCCTTGCGTTTAGTTTTACATAGTGGAGATTGGATTCCACTTTCTTTACCAGAAAAAATAAAACGACATTTCCCGATGGCAGAAGTAGTTTCACTAGGAGGAGCAACAGAAGCATCGATATGGTCAATTTATTATCCGGTCAAACAGGTGGAATCACATTGGAATAGTATTCCATATGGGCTGCCTTTAGCAAACCAAACGTATTATGTGTTGAATTATGAAAAGAAAATGTGCCCTGTTGGTGTAATTGGAGATTTATATATCGGGGGAGTGGGACTTGCTAAAGGATATTTAAATGATGAACAGAAAACGAATGAAGCATTTGTGTCACATCCGGACTTTGGCCTTATTTACAAGACAGGAGACTGTGGCAAAATGCATCCTGAGGGATATATTGAATTTTTAGGCCGCCAAGATTATCAAGTCAAAATTCAAGGATATCGAGTAGAGTTAGAAGAAATCTCCCATTGTCTTCTCACTTACAAACAAGTCGAACACGCTGTTGTGATTGATCAGACAGATGAGAATGGTATAAGATTTTTAGTCGCATATGTGGTAACTGAGCAAAATATTAGTACAACAGAACTACGAAAGCATTTGCGAGACCACTTGCCAGATTACATGATTCCTTCTTATTTTGTTTATTTGGAACAATTGCCTTTGACTCCAAACGGGAAATTAGATAGAAAAGCGCTCCCTGCTCCAGAGAAACAAAAAAATGAAATATTTATTGCTCCAAAAACTGAAATGGAAAAAATATTAACTAGTGTTTGGCAAGAAGTACTCAAAGTAGATCGGGTTGGAGTAAATGATCATTTCTTTGCCTTAGGTGGAGATTCGATAAAAGCGATTCAAGTTTCGGTCAGACTGTATAGACAAGGATTTGAGCTAGAGCCAAAAAATCTATTTTCATTTCCTATATTAGGAGACATGGTTCAATTTGTTAAAAAGCTACACCATTTTTCAAATTCGCAAACAAGTGATGTAAACAAAATGAACGATAATAAAGTTACATCACTAAATGTTAAAGATAAACAACTTAATCAACATACACTTACCAAAATACAAGAAAAAATGCCAGATATAAAAATAGAACGTATTTACCCATTGGCACCTTTCCAGGAAGTTATTTATGAACATGCTGTGACTGAACATGATACAAATGCATATTTTGAACAAATAATTTGGGCACTTGAGGGAGAGCTGGATATTAATCTCTTTATTCAGTGTTTCCAACAATTAGTTGATCGCCATGATTCTTTAAGAACGATAATAGTGCAAGATGAACAAGCAAAACCTTGGCAAGCTGTTCTACATGATGTTCAAATGATTTCAGAGATAAAAAACTTGATTGAGATGACGAAACAAGAACAGCAAAAATTCTTAGACCAATGGATGAATGAAAATTTAAATCAAGGATTCAAAAATGATGAATTTATGAACCGCCTCTGTATATTCCAACTAGGTAATAATGAGCATAAGGTGGTTTGGAGTTCCCATCATCTATTATGTGATGGTTGGAGCGTCAGCATTTTGATAGACGAATTATTCCATCTCTATGAAACAATAAATGCGGGAACTACGGCGGCGTTACCTATGGTAAAACCTTTTGAAACATTCATAGATTGGACTTTAGCACAAGATCATGAGAAAGCACGTCATTTTTGGCGGGATTATTTATCAGGATACAATCGAAAAATTAGTATTCCTAAAAAGAAAGTACCAACTCAAAGTGAAGGGTTAAATTTCACATTTATGGATTTAACATTAGATAAGGATTTGACTAATCAGTTACAGACATTTGTAACTAAAAACAATATAACTATGAATTCGGCATTACTAGCTGTATGGGGAATATTGCTTGGCAAATACAACGGAATGAGAGAAGTAGTATTACCTAATCTAGTATCAGTCAGACCTCCCGAAGTAGAAGGGATTGAAAATATGTTCGGTCTGTTCACAAATATTTTGCCTATCCGACTAGCATGGACAGAAACGCAATCTTTTGTGGACTTCCTGCAAAAAGTACAACTAGAAACATTGAAATGTAATGAGTATGCATACTATTCATTTGTTGATATACAAAAACAAAGTGAATTAAAAAATCAGTTGACTGACCATCTTTGGGTTTTTGAAAACTATCCAACTAACTCAGCTATCTTTTCTTCAAATGAAAGCAGAAATTTTGCCATCACAGATCAAGAAGTTGTTGATGAACCGCATGTAAAGTATGGAATTATGTGCTTCCCTGAAGAGAAACTTACAATAAAGTTTGGATATGATCAAACCATATATGAAGCGGAGAAAATACAGGAAATATTGAATCACATCCATCAGTTAATCAACACGATTCTTCAAAATCCAATACAGGCAATCGGTGATTACAAATTATAA
- a CDS encoding SagB/ThcOx family dehydrogenase, whose amino-acid sequence MSEKTYYWSPIKHWEKLHNEVLVGEMRFTGILSEWFPEFYFLTQKGVKISELVERFSLGNVEETQKTIELMIKNRVLVSNILHPREVFSTQEKIFPNPYSDQIRFSKEDLDMYMSEQLNRTHVATRSTEIQLETTNELPTIIKERRSCRQFDMKKHISFLEFSQFISTLKQVGEEKIYYHYASAGGLYPIDIFIYIKPKRIEGMKAGFYYYNPSKNCLVIVNNIDQVIKSDHELINQDLFTQSAFSVYLVYNANASIPKYGSDGYLFACIESGIITATLNMVAETLNLGVCSVGHMKFEEIQQFLCLDNHQVFLHGLEVGLKINE is encoded by the coding sequence ATGAGCGAGAAAACTTATTACTGGTCTCCTATTAAGCATTGGGAGAAGTTGCATAATGAAGTTTTGGTAGGGGAAATGCGATTTACAGGTATTCTGTCTGAGTGGTTTCCTGAGTTTTATTTTTTGACTCAAAAAGGTGTGAAAATTAGTGAACTAGTAGAGCGCTTTTCGTTAGGAAATGTAGAAGAGACACAAAAAACAATAGAGCTTATGATAAAAAATCGTGTGTTAGTAAGTAACATATTACACCCAAGAGAAGTATTTTCCACACAAGAAAAGATTTTTCCAAATCCATATAGCGACCAGATTCGCTTTTCTAAAGAAGATTTAGATATGTATATGAGTGAACAATTGAATCGAACGCACGTTGCTACGCGGTCAACCGAAATTCAACTTGAAACAACAAATGAGCTACCCACTATAATCAAGGAACGTAGGTCTTGTCGCCAATTTGATATGAAAAAACATATTAGTTTTTTAGAATTTTCCCAATTCATATCAACTCTAAAACAGGTTGGGGAAGAAAAAATATACTATCATTACGCAAGTGCAGGCGGACTCTACCCTATTGATATCTTTATTTACATAAAACCAAAACGTATAGAAGGTATGAAAGCTGGATTTTATTATTATAACCCATCAAAAAACTGTCTTGTAATTGTAAATAATATTGATCAAGTAATCAAAAGTGATCATGAGTTAATTAACCAAGATTTATTTACTCAGTCTGCCTTTTCAGTTTATTTGGTTTATAATGCGAACGCTTCCATCCCGAAATACGGTTCAGATGGATATTTATTTGCTTGTATTGAGTCTGGTATTATCACTGCTACCTTAAATATGGTGGCTGAGACATTGAATTTAGGCGTTTGTTCAGTTGGTCATATGAAATTTGAAGAGATTCAGCAATTTTTATGTTTGGATAACCATCAAGTATTTCTCCATGGACTTGAAGTTGGCTTGAAAATTAACGAATAG
- the pulA gene encoding type I pullulanase, producing the protein MQITKKLINKSFLLLTIIVMLSSVFSFQSVKAVSNSKATEIIIHYKEKFGNTKDWNLWVWGENANGKSYEFTGEDDFGKYAKIKIDGDYNRVGFIVRTNEWEKDGGDHWVEHIRDGRAEVWILSGDEKVYDSKPSSDLSIQKATIDSFNEITINTNIPFNIKEQKIEIEGVKIKGISPYDKNSGDITNKVKVITEQKIDLKQTYKVKIANLADANTEIGKVIRSEEFDNLFYYGGNDLGNIYTPQHTKFRLWAPTASEAKLVSYKNWSDKIGTEINMQQGEKGTWIAELKGNQKGLFYTYKVKIGDKWTEAVDPYVRAASVNGDKGVVVDLKETNPKKWKANKKPKFKNPEDAIIYELHVRDLSIQPESGIKQKGKYLGVIEKGTKGPEGVKTGLDHMKDLGVTHVQFLPIFDYASVNEETLNEPQYNWGYDPKNFNVPEGSYSTNPYEPTVRITELKQMIQTLHDNNLRVVMDVVYNHMYNAAESNFHKLVPGYYYRYNEDGTLANGTGVGNDTASERKMMRKFMVDSVTYWAKEYNLDGFRFDLMGIHDYETMNEIRKGVNQIDPSIILHGEGWDLNTPLATELKANQKNAEKMKGIAHFNDNIRDGLKGSVFEEKENGFVNGKQNMEDRIKKGITAGIDYDTNSSTYQDPEQVLTYVEAHDNHTLWDKLELTNQGESEEVRKQMHKLSSSILLTSQGIPFLHAGQEFMRTKYGDHNSYKSPDSINQMDWLRRAAFNNEVDYMKGLIDLRKKYSAFRMTSAEQIKKHVSFIDAPKNVVAYTIDGKGNGNKNEYFMVVHNANREDVDITLPSKGPWKVLVDGKQAGSKTLYVVHDNKIKVPALSSFVLKTEKPIK; encoded by the coding sequence GTGCAAATTACAAAAAAATTAATTAACAAATCGTTTTTATTACTTACCATAATCGTTATGTTATCATCTGTTTTCTCTTTTCAGAGCGTGAAGGCAGTTTCAAATTCGAAAGCTACTGAAATTATCATTCATTACAAAGAGAAATTTGGAAATACAAAAGACTGGAATCTTTGGGTATGGGGAGAAAATGCAAACGGTAAATCCTATGAATTTACTGGTGAAGATGATTTTGGAAAATACGCTAAGATAAAAATAGATGGTGACTATAATCGGGTAGGATTTATAGTTCGTACCAATGAATGGGAAAAAGATGGAGGTGATCACTGGGTTGAACATATAAGGGATGGTCGTGCTGAAGTATGGATCCTTTCGGGTGATGAAAAAGTATATGATTCTAAGCCTTCTTCTGATCTCTCTATTCAAAAAGCTACTATTGATAGTTTTAATGAAATCACTATAAATACTAATATTCCGTTTAATATTAAGGAACAGAAAATTGAAATTGAAGGCGTTAAAATTAAGGGAATTAGTCCTTATGATAAAAATAGTGGAGATATTACTAATAAGGTTAAAGTAATTACGGAACAGAAAATTGATTTAAAACAAACATACAAAGTTAAAATAGCAAACTTAGCTGATGCGAATACTGAAATCGGTAAAGTCATTCGTAGCGAGGAATTTGATAATTTATTTTATTATGGTGGTAATGATTTAGGGAATATATATACTCCGCAACATACAAAGTTCCGTTTATGGGCTCCTACTGCGAGTGAAGCGAAGTTAGTTTCATATAAAAATTGGAGCGATAAAATAGGTACTGAAATAAACATGCAACAAGGTGAAAAGGGAACATGGATAGCAGAACTTAAAGGGAACCAAAAAGGTCTCTTTTATACGTATAAAGTAAAAATTGGTGATAAGTGGACTGAAGCGGTTGATCCGTATGTGCGTGCTGCTTCCGTAAATGGAGATAAAGGTGTAGTCGTTGATTTAAAAGAAACAAATCCGAAAAAATGGAAAGCAAACAAAAAACCGAAATTTAAAAATCCGGAAGATGCTATTATTTATGAATTGCATGTACGCGATCTTTCCATCCAACCTGAAAGTGGTATTAAGCAGAAAGGGAAATATTTAGGTGTAATAGAAAAAGGAACAAAAGGTCCTGAAGGTGTTAAAACAGGACTTGATCATATGAAAGATCTTGGTGTTACACACGTTCAGTTTTTACCGATATTTGATTATGCCTCGGTAAATGAAGAAACTTTAAATGAACCACAATATAACTGGGGATATGACCCGAAAAATTTCAACGTCCCAGAGGGCTCCTATTCTACAAATCCTTATGAGCCAACTGTTCGAATAACTGAATTAAAGCAAATGATTCAAACACTGCATGATAATAATCTTCGTGTTGTAATGGACGTAGTATATAACCATATGTATAATGCCGCTGAATCTAATTTTCATAAGTTAGTCCCAGGTTATTATTATCGTTACAATGAAGATGGAACACTTGCAAATGGAACTGGTGTAGGAAATGATACCGCTTCAGAACGAAAAATGATGAGGAAATTTATGGTGGATTCCGTCACGTACTGGGCAAAAGAATATAATTTAGATGGATTCCGTTTTGATTTAATGGGTATTCATGATTATGAAACGATGAATGAAATACGTAAAGGGGTTAATCAAATTGATCCTTCTATTATTCTGCATGGAGAAGGCTGGGATTTAAATACACCTCTTGCAACTGAGTTGAAAGCAAACCAAAAAAATGCAGAGAAAATGAAAGGGATTGCTCATTTTAACGATAATATACGTGATGGATTGAAAGGCAGTGTATTTGAGGAGAAAGAAAATGGTTTTGTAAATGGAAAGCAAAACATGGAAGACCGTATTAAAAAAGGCATTACGGCAGGTATTGACTATGATACAAATTCGTCTACCTATCAAGATCCAGAGCAGGTGTTAACTTATGTGGAAGCACATGATAATCATACATTATGGGATAAACTGGAGTTGACTAATCAGGGTGAAAGTGAAGAAGTGCGAAAACAAATGCACAAATTGTCTTCTTCTATTTTATTAACATCACAAGGTATTCCATTCTTACATGCAGGACAAGAGTTTATGCGCACAAAATATGGTGATCATAACAGTTACAAATCTCCTGATTCAATTAACCAGATGGACTGGTTACGCCGTGCGGCATTTAATAATGAAGTAGATTATATGAAGGGCTTAATAGATTTACGCAAAAAGTACTCAGCTTTTCGAATGACATCTGCAGAGCAAATTAAAAAGCATGTATCTTTTATTGATGCTCCAAAAAATGTTGTAGCTTATACAATAGATGGGAAAGGCAATGGGAATAAAAACGAATACTTTATGGTGGTTCACAATGCAAATAGAGAAGACGTTGACATAACGCTTCCATCGAAAGGTCCTTGGAAAGTACTAGTAGACGGTAAGCAGGCGGGAAGTAAAACACTTTATGTAGTCCATGACAATAAAATCAAGGTTCCTGCATTAAGTTCATTTGTTTTAAAAACAGAAAAGCCGATTAAATAA